The Tenebrio molitor chromosome 3, icTenMoli1.1, whole genome shotgun sequence genome contains a region encoding:
- the LOC138125612 gene encoding very long chain fatty acid elongase AAEL008004-like isoform X1, which yields MAHLVTSVVDHYQDLLDNKSDPRVKGWAMMSSPVPTLLICLFYAYFSTVLGPKLMENRKPFNLRKILIFYNCVQTLFSAWICYEYLMSGWWGSYSFRCQPVDYSDSPMALRKNIFQMARTCWWYYFSKFTEFFDTLFFILRKKNSHVSTLHVIHHGCMPFSVWMGMKFAPGGHSTFFALLNTFVHIIMYFYYMVAAMGPQYQKYIWWKKYLTTFQMVQFVAIFTHQFQLLFTECNYPKGFMIWIALHGIMFLFLFSDFYKVRYTNSKAVKSSNNGACMPVLEDEKNQNGSVKKSDSNGTLNNTYIKSEYSDSYKACYSNGSTNGFVTQTVIQRNSKKIK from the exons ATGGCTCACCTAGTTACCAGCGTCGTGGACCACTACCAAGACTTGTTAGACAACAAGAGTG ACCCGAGGGTGAAAGGATGGGCCATGATGTCCAGTCCCGTGCCGACCCTgctaatttgtttattttatgccTACTTCTCCACCGTACTAGGACCAAAATTAATGGAAAATAGGAAACCATTTAACTTaaggaagattttaattttttataattgtgtCCAAACACTGTTCAGCGCTTGGATTTGTTACGAG TACTTAATGAGCGGCTGGTGGGGCAGCTACAGCTTCAGGTGTCAACCTGTCGATTATTCCGACAGTCCCATGGCCCTGAGG AAAAATATCTTTCAGATGGCAAGGACGTGCTGGTGGTactatttttccaaattcacCGAATTCTTCGAcacgttattttttattttacgcaAGAAAAATAGTCACGTGTCGACTCTCCACGTCATCCATCACGGTTGCATGCCGTTTTCAGTGTGGATGGGGATGAAGTTCGCCCCTG GTGGCCACAGTACTTTCTTCGCTTTGCTCAACACTTTCGTTCATATTATCATGTACTTTTATTACATGGTGGCGGCAATGGGGCCTCAATACCAGAAGTACATATGGTGGAAGAAGTATCTAACTACCTTCCAGATG GTGCAATTCGTAGCGATTTTTACTCATCAGTTCCAGCTTCTCTTCACGGAATGTAATTATCCTAAAGGATTCATGATCTGGATCGCTCTTCATGGTATCATGTTCTTATTCCTATTCTCGGATTTCTACAAAGTGAGATATACCAATTCAAAGGCTGTGAAGAGTAGTAATAACGGTGCTTGCATG CCTGTCCTGGAAGATGAAAAGAACCAAAACGGTTCTGTTAAGAAATCCGACAGCAACGGCACTTTAAACAACACCTACATCAAAAGCGAATATTCAGATTCTTACAAAGCTTGTTACTCGAATGGTAGCACAAACGGTTTCGTAACGCAAACTGTAATACAGCGCAACTCAAAGAAGATCAAATAG
- the eIF2Bgamma gene encoding translation initiation factor eIF2B subunit gamma: MTLQVEFQAVVLAAGKGSRMPEITSGKPKCLLPVGTKPLVWYPLYKLQQSGFTDVILVVLENHKSDVQNALDKTDLEIKIDYFTINGKEDFGTADSLRMLHDRLKSDVLVVSCDFITDFNLKSVLDTFRMHDASVTSLFFHQQPGDNLTVPGPKSKHKPERDLVGIDTQTNRLVFLASASDFEGELALPRSLLKKHTHIKLYSNLIDSHIYVLRNWVIKYLNSQPNFSTIKGELLPHIVKKQLSKPPKKPEGKSVASKCDSEDIFNYAKEDDYSVEIREASSYSDHSGDLKPIYHGDSIRCYAVLASKDYIGVRLNTLPTYWAINNTVNEKWDSITSGLTLVLKHPKTENKSSQVDDKCVIWEGAKLHEKTSFKNSTIGANTEICSFSRVFNSIIMNNVTIKEKVALENCIVSDGVIIESGCQIKGCLIGSNHSVPENSEHNQEVLTDSDRLMEF; encoded by the exons ATGACGTTGCAAGTAGAATTCCAAGCTGTTGTCCTAGCAGCTGGAAAAGGTTCTCGTATGCCAGAAATCACTTCAGGAAAGCCCAAATGTTTGCTTCCCGTGGGTACAAAACCTCTAGTGTGGTATCCATTATACAAACTGCAGCAGTCTGGATTTACAG ATGTAATTCTAGTAGTGTTAGAAAATCATAAAAGTGACGTTCAAAATGCTCTCGATAAAACCGATCTAGAAATAAAGATTGATTATTTTACAATCAACGGAAAAGAAGATTTTGGTACTGCAGATTCTTTACGGATGCTTCATGATCGCTTAAAATCGGACGTTCTCGTCGTCTCGTGTGATTTTATAACTGACTTTAATCTAAAAAGCGTTTTAGATACGTTTCGAATGCATGATGCGTCAGTCACTTCGTTATTTTTCCATCAACAACCTGGAGATAATTTAACAGTTCCTGGACCTAAATCAAAACATAAACCTGAGCGCGATTTAGTCGGAATCGATACACAAACAAACAGATTAGTATTTTTAGCTTCAGCTAGCGACTTTGAGGGCGAACTCGCTCTACCTCGGTCACTACTGAAGAAACATACACATATTAAACTGTACAGCAATCTCATTGACTCACACATTTATGTTTTAAGAAACTgggttattaaatatttaaacagcCAACCAAATTTTTCTACTATAAAAGGCGAGCTTTTACCGCATATTGTCAAAAAACAATTGTCCAAACCTCCCAAAAAACCTGAAGGGAAGTCAGTTGCGAGCAAATGCGATAGCGaggacatttttaattacgcGAAAGAGGACGACTACAGTGTCGAAATTAGAGAAGCGTCGTCTTACAGTGACCACAGTGGCGATCTTAAGCCAATTTACCACGGCGATAGCATTCGTTGTTACGCCGTACTCGCCTCTAAAGATTACATCGGAGTTAGATTAAATACTTTGCCCACATACTGGGCGATAAATAATACA GTCAACGAAAAGTGGGATAGCATAACTAGCGGGTTAACTCTAGTGTTGAAACATCCCAAGACAGAGAATAAATCTTCGCAAGTTGATGATAAATGTGTTATTTGGGAAGGAGCCAAATTGCATGAGAAGACGTCGTTTAAAAATTCGACAATTGGGGCCAATACTGAAATCTGCAGCTTCTCTCGCGTTTTCAACAGTATTATCATGAATAACGTGACCATAAAAGAAAA GGTCGCTCTTGAAAACTGTATTGTTTCTGATGGGGTTATCATTGAGTCTGGATGTCAGATTAAGGGATGTTTGATTGGTAGCAATCATTCAGTGCCCGAAAATTCTGAACATAATCAAGAAGTTCTCACAGATTCTGATCGACTGATGGAGTtctaa
- the LOC138127291 gene encoding transcription elongation factor 1 homolog: MGRRKSKRKPAPKRKATEPLDQQFNCPFCNHEKSCDVKMDKGRNTARITCRVCLEDFQTTINFLSEPVDVYNDWIDACESAN, from the exons ATGGGAAGAAGAAAGTCCAAAAGAAAACCAGCACCGAAAAGAAAAGCAACCGAACCCTTAGATCAGCAATTTAATTGCCCCTTTTGTAATCACGAAAAGTCGTGTGATGTTAAAAT GGATAAGGGTAGAAATACGGCACGAATAACGTGTCGGGTGTGTCTAGAAGACTTTCAGACGACCATCAACTTCTTATCGGAACCTGTGGATGTGTATAATGATTGGATCGATGCTTGTGAATCTgcaaattaa
- the LOC138126579 gene encoding uncharacterized protein has translation MVIVARSEREMKEMMRNLRKKSKESEWKWEERTIERVIEFRFLGYTFNERATDKAQMRELVKKANMVVGCVWGIGERKWGGREECRRSKLRVKAGKKVAKFEDRMGEREECRILSEYYGEKKKKADAKESAELSERDKDPDKQKRRERIRESRFNREYERCITEDVPAEHPLFGVPGEREREREKSDGEIQMWERREREQVLDGKRREVPRGTGPGRNTERRRKGDRMDESDMEEERKDRKRKEWRIEKNVNFLELYFCVCN, from the exons ATGGTGATTGTGGCAAGgagtgagagagagatgaaagaaatgatgaggAACCTGCGGAA GAAGAGTAAGGAGAGCGAGTGGAAGTGGGAAGAAAGGACGATAGAAAGAGTGATCGAGTTTAGATTCTTGGGCTACACCTTCAACGAGAGAGCCACAGACAAAGCGCAAATGAGAGAGCTAGTGAAGAAGGCGAACATGGTAGTTGGATGCGTCtggggaataggagagagaaagtgGGGAGGGAGAGAAGAGTGCAGGAGGAGCAAGCTGAgagtgaaagcgggaaagaAAGTAGCAAAGTTCGAGGACAGAATGGGCGAaagggaagagtgcaggatactGTCTGAGTACTAtggagaaaagaaaaagaaggcGGATGCGAAAGAGAGTGCGGAGCTGAGCGAGAGGGACAAAGACCCGGACAAGCAAAagagaagggagagaatcagAGAATCCAGGTTCAACAGGGAGTATGAGAGATGCATTACAGAGGATGTTCCGGCGGAACATCCTCTTTTCGGTGTACCTGGGGAGAGAGAGCGCGAAAGAGAGAAAAGCGATGGCGAGATTCAGATGTGGGAACGAAGAGAGAGAGAACAGGTATTGGACGGAAAAAGAAGAGAGGTGCCGCGAGGAACCGGACCGGGAAGAAATACTGAACgaagacggaagggagataggatggatgaaagTGATATGGAAGAGGAGAGAAAGGATAGAAAAAGAAAGGAGTGGAGgatcgaaaaaaatgttaattttttggaattgtatttttgtgtttgtaaTTAG
- the LOC138125612 gene encoding very long chain fatty acid elongase AAEL008004-like isoform X2, producing the protein MAHLVTSVVDHYQDLLDNKSDPRVKGWAMMSSPVPTLLICLFYAYFSTVLGPKLMENRKPFNLRKILIFYNCVQTLFSAWICYEYLMSGWWGSYSFRCQPVDYSDSPMALRMARTCWWYYFSKFTEFFDTLFFILRKKNSHVSTLHVIHHGCMPFSVWMGMKFAPGGHSTFFALLNTFVHIIMYFYYMVAAMGPQYQKYIWWKKYLTTFQMVQFVAIFTHQFQLLFTECNYPKGFMIWIALHGIMFLFLFSDFYKVRYTNSKAVKSSNNGACMPVLEDEKNQNGSVKKSDSNGTLNNTYIKSEYSDSYKACYSNGSTNGFVTQTVIQRNSKKIK; encoded by the exons ATGGCTCACCTAGTTACCAGCGTCGTGGACCACTACCAAGACTTGTTAGACAACAAGAGTG ACCCGAGGGTGAAAGGATGGGCCATGATGTCCAGTCCCGTGCCGACCCTgctaatttgtttattttatgccTACTTCTCCACCGTACTAGGACCAAAATTAATGGAAAATAGGAAACCATTTAACTTaaggaagattttaattttttataattgtgtCCAAACACTGTTCAGCGCTTGGATTTGTTACGAG TACTTAATGAGCGGCTGGTGGGGCAGCTACAGCTTCAGGTGTCAACCTGTCGATTATTCCGACAGTCCCATGGCCCTGAGG ATGGCAAGGACGTGCTGGTGGTactatttttccaaattcacCGAATTCTTCGAcacgttattttttattttacgcaAGAAAAATAGTCACGTGTCGACTCTCCACGTCATCCATCACGGTTGCATGCCGTTTTCAGTGTGGATGGGGATGAAGTTCGCCCCTG GTGGCCACAGTACTTTCTTCGCTTTGCTCAACACTTTCGTTCATATTATCATGTACTTTTATTACATGGTGGCGGCAATGGGGCCTCAATACCAGAAGTACATATGGTGGAAGAAGTATCTAACTACCTTCCAGATG GTGCAATTCGTAGCGATTTTTACTCATCAGTTCCAGCTTCTCTTCACGGAATGTAATTATCCTAAAGGATTCATGATCTGGATCGCTCTTCATGGTATCATGTTCTTATTCCTATTCTCGGATTTCTACAAAGTGAGATATACCAATTCAAAGGCTGTGAAGAGTAGTAATAACGGTGCTTGCATG CCTGTCCTGGAAGATGAAAAGAACCAAAACGGTTCTGTTAAGAAATCCGACAGCAACGGCACTTTAAACAACACCTACATCAAAAGCGAATATTCAGATTCTTACAAAGCTTGTTACTCGAATGGTAGCACAAACGGTTTCGTAACGCAAACTGTAATACAGCGCAACTCAAAGAAGATCAAATAG